The genomic interval TGACCTCAACACCCTTCAGGAACACATCCGATGTTCTCACGGATTTGCCAACCCTGCGGCTAAGGACAGCAACGCTTTTTTCTGTCCCCATTGCTACATGGGGTTCCTCACTGACTCTTCCCTTGAAGAGCATATAAGGCAGGTCCACTGCGACCTCAGTGGCTCCCGATTTGGGTCTCCAGTGCTCGGGACTCCAAAAGAACCAGTCGTAGAAGTCTATTCTTGTTCCTATTGTACGAATTCTCCAATATTCAACAGCGTTCTTAAACTGAACAAGCACATCAAAGAGAATCATAAAAACATTCCCTTGGCCCTGAATTATATTCACAACGGGAAGAAATCCAGGGCCTTGAGCCCCCTCTCTCCTGTGGCCATAGAGCAGACATCTCTTAAGATGATGCAGGCCGTCGGAGGTGCGCCTGCGCGGCCAGCGGGAGAGTATATCTGTAATCAGTGTGGTGCTAAGTACACGTCCCTGGACGGCTTTCAGACTCACCTGAAAACTCATCTCGACACCGTGCTACCGAAACTGACCTGTCCTCAGTGCAACAAGGAGTTCCCCAACCAAGAATCCCTGCTGAAGCACGTCACCATTCATTTTATGATCACCTCCACGTACTACATCTGCGAGAGTTGTGACAAGCAGTTCACGTCAGTGGACGACCTTCAGAAACACCTGCTGGACATGCACACCTTCGTCTTCTTCCGCTGCACCCTCTGTCAAGAAGTTTTCGACTCGAAGGTCTCCATTCAGCTCCACCTGGCCGTGAAGCACAGTAATGAGAAGAAAGTCTACCGCTGCACGTCCTGCAACTGGGACTTCCGCAACGAGACAGACCTGCAGCTGCACGTGAAGCACAACCACCTGGAGAACCAGGGCAAAGTGCACAAGTGCATCTTCTGCGGCGAGTCCTTCGGCACCGAGGTGGAGCTGCAGTGCCACATCACCACCCACAGCAAGAAGTACAACTGCAAGTTCTGCAGCAAAGCCTTCCACGCCATCATCCTGCTGGAGAAACACCTGCGGGAGAAGCACTGCGTGTTTGACGCCAAGACGCCTAATTGCGGCGCCAACGGGGCCTCGGAGCAGGCGCAGAAAGAGGAGGTGGAGCTGCAGACCCTGCTGACCAACAGCCAGGAGTCCCACAACAGCCACGACGGGAGCGAGGAGGACGTGGACACCTCGGAGCCCATGTACGGCTGTGACATCTGCGGGGCGGCCTACACCATGGAGACCCTGCTGCAGAACCACCAGCTGCGGGACCATAACATCCGGCCCGGGGAGAGCGCCATCGTGAAGAAGAAAGCCGAGCTCATCAAAGGCAACTACAAGTGCAACGTGTGCTCTCGAACCTTTTTCTCGGAAAACGGCCTCCGGGAACACATGCAGACCCACCTGGGCCCCGTCAAACACTACATGTGCCCCATCTGTGGGGAGcgcttcccctccctcttgactCTGACCGAACACAAAGTCACGCACAGTAAGAGCCTCGATACCGGAAACTGCCGCATCTGCAAGATGCCGCTCCAGAGCGAAGAGGAGTTTCTAGAGCATTGCCAAATGCACCCCGACCTGAGGAATTCCCTGACGGGATTTCGCTGTGTGGTCTGCATGCAGACGGTGACCTCCACCTTAGAACTCAAAATCCACGGGACGTTCCACATGCAAAAGACGGGCAACGGGTCTGCGGTCCAGGCCACGGGGCGTGGCCAGCATGTCCCCAAACTGTACAAGTGCGCGTCCTGCCTCAAGGAATTCCGTTCCAAGCAAGATCTGGTGAAACTTGACATCAACGGCCTGCCATATGGTCTGTGTGCCGGCTGCGTGAATCTCAGTAAGAGCGGGAGCCCGGGCATCAGCGTCCCTCCCGGCACGAGTAGACCAGGCCTGGGCCAGAATGAGAACCTGAGTGCCATGGAGGGTAAGGGCAAGGCCGGGGCGCTGAAGACGCGCTGTTCCAGCTGCAACGTTAAGTTTGAGTCTGAAAGTGAACTCCAGAACCACATCCAAACGGT from Globicephala melas chromosome 13, mGloMel1.2, whole genome shotgun sequence carries:
- the ZNF521 gene encoding zinc finger protein 521 isoform X1, whose protein sequence is MSRRKQAKPRSLKDPNCELEDKTEDGEAGDCKKRPEDGEELEDEGVHSCDSCFQVFESLSDITEHKINRCQLTDGVDVEDDPTCSWPASSPSSKDQTSPSHGEGCDFGEEEGGPGLPYPCQFCDKSFSRLSYLKHHEQSHSDKLPFKCTYCSRLFKHKRSRDRHIKLHTGDKKYHCSECDAAFSRSDHLKIHLKTHTSNKPYKCAICRRGFLSSSSLHGHMQVHERNKDGSQSGSRMEDWKMKDTQKCSQCEEGFDFPEDLQKHIAECHPECSPNEDRAALQCVYCHELFVEETSLMNHMEQMHGGEKKNSCTICSESFHTVEELYSHMDSHQQPESCNHSNSPSLVTVGYTSVSSTTPDSNLSVDSSTMVEAAPPIPKSRGRKRASQQTPDMTVPSSKQAKVTYSCIYCNKQLFSSLAVLQIHLKTMHLDKPEQAHICQYCLEVLPSLYNLNEHLKQVHEAQDPGLIVSAMPAIVYQCNFCSEVVNDLNTLQEHIRCSHGFANPAAKDSNAFFCPHCYMGFLTDSSLEEHIRQVHCDLSGSRFGSPVLGTPKEPVVEVYSCSYCTNSPIFNSVLKLNKHIKENHKNIPLALNYIHNGKKSRALSPLSPVAIEQTSLKMMQAVGGAPARPAGEYICNQCGAKYTSLDGFQTHLKTHLDTVLPKLTCPQCNKEFPNQESLLKHVTIHFMITSTYYICESCDKQFTSVDDLQKHLLDMHTFVFFRCTLCQEVFDSKVSIQLHLAVKHSNEKKVYRCTSCNWDFRNETDLQLHVKHNHLENQGKVHKCIFCGESFGTEVELQCHITTHSKKYNCKFCSKAFHAIILLEKHLREKHCVFDAKTPNCGANGASEQAQKEEVELQTLLTNSQESHNSHDGSEEDVDTSEPMYGCDICGAAYTMETLLQNHQLRDHNIRPGESAIVKKKAELIKGNYKCNVCSRTFFSENGLREHMQTHLGPVKHYMCPICGERFPSLLTLTEHKVTHSKSLDTGNCRICKMPLQSEEEFLEHCQMHPDLRNSLTGFRCVVCMQTVTSTLELKIHGTFHMQKTGNGSAVQATGRGQHVPKLYKCASCLKEFRSKQDLVKLDINGLPYGLCAGCVNLSKSGSPGISVPPGTSRPGLGQNENLSAMEGKGKAGALKTRCSSCNVKFESESELQNHIQTVHRELVADGNSTQLKTPQVSPMPRISPSQSDEKKTYQCIKCQMVFYNEWDIQVHVANHMIDEGLNHECKLCSQTFDSPAKLQCHLIEHSFEGMGGTFKCPVCFTVFVQANKLQQHIFSAHGQEDKIYDCTQCPQKFFFQTELQNHTMTQHSS
- the ZNF521 gene encoding zinc finger protein 521 isoform X2; its protein translation is MSRRKQAKPRSLKDPNCELEDKTEDGEAGDCKKRPEDGEELEDEGVHSCDSCFQVFESLSDITEHKINRCQLTDGVDVEDDPTCSWPASSPSSKDQTSPSHGEGCDFGEEEGGPGLPYPCQFCDKSFSRLSYLKHHEQSHSDKLPFKCTYCSRLFKHKRSRDRHIKLHTGDKKYHCSECDAAFSRSDHLKIHLKTHTSNKPYKCAICRRGFLSSSSLHGHMQVHERNKDGSQSGSRMEDWKMKDTQKCSQCEEGFDFPEDLQKHIAECHPECSPNEDRAALQCVYCHELFVEETSLMNHMEQMHGGEKKNSCTICSESFHTVEELYSHMDSHQQPESCNHSNSPSLVTVGYTSVSSTTPDSNLSVDSSTMVEAAPPIPKSRGRKRASQQTPDMTVPSSKQAKVTYSCIYCNKQLFSSLAVLQIHLKTMHLDKPEQAHICQYCLEVLPSLYNLNEHLKQVHEAQDPGLIVSAMPAIVYQCNFCSEVVNDLNTLQEHIRCSHGFANPAAKDSNAFFCPHCYMGFLTDSSLEEHIRQVHCDLSGSRFGSPVLGTPKEPVVEVYSCSYCTNSPIFNSVLKLNKHIKENHKNIPLALNYIHNGKKSRALSPLSPVAIEQTSLKMMQAVGGAPARPAGEYICNQCGAKYTSLDGFQTHLKTHLDTVLPKLTCPQCNKEFPNQESLLKHVTIHFMITSTYYICESCDKQFTSVDDLQKHLLDMHTFVFFRCTLCQEVFDSKVSIQLHLAVKHSNEKKVYRCTSCNWDFRNETDLQLHVKHNHLENQGKVHKCIFCGESFGTEVELQCHITTHSKKYNCKFCSKAFHAIILLEKHLREKHCVFDAKTPNCGANGASEQAQKEEVELQTLLTNSQESHNSHDGSEEDVDTSEPMYGCDICGAAYTMETLLQNHQLRDHNIRPGESAIVKKKAELIKGNYKCNVCSRTFFSENGLREHMQTHLGPVKHYMCPICGERFPSLLTLTEHKVTHSKSLDTGNCRICKMPLQSEEEFLEHCQMHPDLRNSLTGFRCVVCMQTVTSTLELKIHGTFHMQKTGNGSAVQATGRGQHVPKLYKCASCLKEFRSKQDLVKLDINGLPYGLCAGCVNLSKSGSPGISVPPGTSRPGLGQNENLSAMEGKGKAGALKTRCSSCNVKFESESELQNHIQTVHRELVADGNSTQLKTPQVSPMPRISPSQSDEKTYQCIKCQMVFYNEWDIQVHVANHMIDEGLNHECKLCSQTFDSPAKLQCHLIEHSFEGMGGTFKCPVCFTVFVQANKLQQHIFSAHGQEDKIYDCTQCPQKFFFQTELQNHTMTQHSS
- the ZNF521 gene encoding zinc finger protein 521 isoform X3; the protein is MQVHERNKDGSQSGSRMEDWKMKDTQKCSQCEEGFDFPEDLQKHIAECHPECSPNEDRAALQCVYCHELFVEETSLMNHMEQMHGGEKKNSCTICSESFHTVEELYSHMDSHQQPESCNHSNSPSLVTVGYTSVSSTTPDSNLSVDSSTMVEAAPPIPKSRGRKRASQQTPDMTVPSSKQAKVTYSCIYCNKQLFSSLAVLQIHLKTMHLDKPEQAHICQYCLEVLPSLYNLNEHLKQVHEAQDPGLIVSAMPAIVYQCNFCSEVVNDLNTLQEHIRCSHGFANPAAKDSNAFFCPHCYMGFLTDSSLEEHIRQVHCDLSGSRFGSPVLGTPKEPVVEVYSCSYCTNSPIFNSVLKLNKHIKENHKNIPLALNYIHNGKKSRALSPLSPVAIEQTSLKMMQAVGGAPARPAGEYICNQCGAKYTSLDGFQTHLKTHLDTVLPKLTCPQCNKEFPNQESLLKHVTIHFMITSTYYICESCDKQFTSVDDLQKHLLDMHTFVFFRCTLCQEVFDSKVSIQLHLAVKHSNEKKVYRCTSCNWDFRNETDLQLHVKHNHLENQGKVHKCIFCGESFGTEVELQCHITTHSKKYNCKFCSKAFHAIILLEKHLREKHCVFDAKTPNCGANGASEQAQKEEVELQTLLTNSQESHNSHDGSEEDVDTSEPMYGCDICGAAYTMETLLQNHQLRDHNIRPGESAIVKKKAELIKGNYKCNVCSRTFFSENGLREHMQTHLGPVKHYMCPICGERFPSLLTLTEHKVTHSKSLDTGNCRICKMPLQSEEEFLEHCQMHPDLRNSLTGFRCVVCMQTVTSTLELKIHGTFHMQKTGNGSAVQATGRGQHVPKLYKCASCLKEFRSKQDLVKLDINGLPYGLCAGCVNLSKSGSPGISVPPGTSRPGLGQNENLSAMEGKGKAGALKTRCSSCNVKFESESELQNHIQTVHRELVADGNSTQLKTPQVSPMPRISPSQSDEKKTYQCIKCQMVFYNEWDIQVHVANHMIDEGLNHECKLCSQTFDSPAKLQCHLIEHSFEGMGGTFKCPVCFTVFVQANKLQQHIFSAHGQEDKIYDCTQCPQKFFFQTELQNHTMTQHSS